The Pseudomonas berkeleyensis genome includes a region encoding these proteins:
- the arcD gene encoding arginine-ornithine antiporter, which translates to MTGESRKLGLGSLTALVVGSMVGGGIFSLPQNIAARADVGAVLIGWCITAVGMLALAFVFQNLANRKPELDGGVYVYAKTGLGDYMGFSSAWGYWISAWLGNVGYFVLLFSTLGYFFPAFGEGNTPLAIGCASVLLWCVHALVLRGIKEAALINLITTVAKLVPILLFIVIVGLAFDREIFTRDIWGRSNPQFGSVLEQVRNMMLVTVFVFIGIEGASVYSSRAERRSDVGKATVIGFLGVLALLMLVNLLSLGVMSQPDLAALQNPSMAGVLEHVVGRWGAVFISIGLAVSLLGALLSWALLCAEILFVSAKDGTMPAFLRRENANQVPTNALWLTNTMIQLFLLIILFAQGTYLSLIYLASSMILVPYLWSSVYALLLVLRGETYDGQVGVRRKDLLIGLLATFYAIWLLYAGGVKYLLLSALLYAPGVLLFHKAKQELGQALFRHYEWLIFIAVLLTALLAGYGLYSGHLSL; encoded by the coding sequence ATGACAGGGGAAAGTCGCAAGCTGGGCCTGGGATCGCTGACCGCGCTGGTGGTGGGCTCGATGGTGGGAGGTGGCATCTTCTCGCTGCCGCAGAATATCGCCGCGCGCGCCGATGTCGGTGCGGTGCTGATCGGCTGGTGCATCACCGCGGTGGGCATGCTGGCGCTGGCTTTCGTGTTCCAGAACCTGGCCAATCGCAAGCCGGAGCTGGACGGAGGCGTGTACGTCTACGCCAAGACCGGGCTTGGCGACTACATGGGCTTCTCGTCGGCCTGGGGCTATTGGATCAGCGCCTGGCTGGGCAATGTCGGTTACTTCGTCCTGCTGTTCTCGACGCTGGGGTACTTCTTTCCCGCCTTCGGTGAGGGCAATACGCCACTGGCGATCGGTTGCGCCTCGGTATTGCTCTGGTGTGTGCATGCCCTGGTGCTACGCGGAATCAAGGAAGCGGCGCTGATCAACCTGATCACCACCGTGGCCAAGCTGGTGCCGATCCTGCTGTTCATCGTCATCGTCGGTCTGGCCTTCGACCGCGAGATATTCACTCGCGACATCTGGGGGCGCAGCAACCCGCAGTTCGGCAGCGTACTGGAGCAGGTGCGCAACATGATGCTGGTCACCGTGTTCGTGTTCATCGGCATCGAGGGCGCCAGCGTCTACTCCTCGCGAGCCGAGCGCCGCAGCGATGTGGGCAAGGCCACGGTGATCGGTTTTCTCGGCGTGCTGGCGCTGCTGATGCTGGTCAACCTGCTGTCGCTCGGGGTGATGAGCCAGCCCGACCTGGCTGCGCTGCAGAACCCTTCCATGGCAGGTGTGCTGGAGCATGTGGTGGGCCGCTGGGGGGCCGTGTTCATCAGCATCGGCCTGGCGGTTTCGCTGCTCGGTGCGTTGCTGTCCTGGGCGCTGCTGTGTGCGGAGATCCTCTTCGTTTCGGCCAAGGACGGCACCATGCCGGCCTTCCTGCGCCGGGAAAACGCCAACCAGGTGCCCACCAATGCGCTGTGGCTGACCAATACGATGATCCAGCTGTTCCTGCTGATCATCCTGTTCGCCCAGGGCACCTACCTGTCGCTGATCTACCTGGCATCCTCGATGATCCTGGTGCCGTACCTGTGGTCGTCGGTCTACGCCTTGCTACTGGTACTGCGCGGCGAGACTTACGACGGACAGGTCGGCGTGCGGCGCAAGGATCTGCTGATCGGCCTGCTGGCGACCTTCTATGCCATCTGGCTGCTGTATGCCGGCGGGGTCAAGTACCTGCTGCTTTCGGCACTGCTCTATGCGCCTGGCGTGCTGCTGTTCCACAAGGCCAAGCAAGAACTGGGGCAAGCGCTTTTCAGGCATTACGAATGGCTGATCTTCATCGCGGTGCTGCTGACCGCGCTGCTGGCGGGATATGGGTTGTACAGCGGGCACTTGAGTTTGTGA
- a CDS encoding cupredoxin domain-containing protein — MKRRSYTLPALFLVALLPVLQAQAQEDSHAGHGAMNMMDHGPEQKPWGIAGQADQVDRTVEIRMGDNMRFTPEKLQVKQGETIRFVHRNDGKLMHEFVLGTRQTLDEHAAEMLKGTGMAHGEAYMAHVAPEAQGEMIWTFNRAGEFEFACLIAGHYQAGMRGSVEVLAD, encoded by the coding sequence ATGAAACGACGTTCCTACACCTTGCCGGCCCTGTTTCTGGTTGCACTGCTACCTGTGCTGCAGGCTCAGGCTCAGGAAGACAGCCACGCCGGGCATGGCGCAATGAACATGATGGATCACGGGCCGGAGCAGAAGCCGTGGGGCATTGCCGGGCAGGCTGACCAGGTCGATCGTACCGTGGAGATTCGCATGGGCGACAACATGCGCTTCACCCCTGAGAAGTTGCAGGTCAAGCAGGGCGAAACCATCCGCTTCGTCCATCGCAATGATGGCAAGTTGATGCATGAATTCGTGCTGGGGACGCGGCAGACGCTGGACGAACATGCCGCTGAAATGCTCAAGGGCACGGGGATGGCGCATGGCGAGGCGTATATGGCGCATGTCGCGCCAGAAGCACAGGGCGAGATGATCTGGACGTTCAACCGAGCCGGCGAATTCGAGTTCGCTTGCTTGATCGCCGGGCATTACCAGGCCGGTATGCGCGGTAGCGTCGAGGTGCTGGCTGACTAA
- a CDS encoding HU family DNA-binding protein: MAITKDQLISDLAEAVSLPKATVRTLIDQLGEIVGDALENDGEITLPGIGKLKVSERPARTGRNPQTGKSIEIAAKKVVKLVPAKALTDALN, from the coding sequence ATGGCAATCACCAAAGACCAACTGATCAGCGACCTGGCCGAGGCCGTTTCCCTGCCGAAAGCCACTGTCCGCACCCTGATCGATCAGTTGGGCGAAATTGTCGGCGACGCACTGGAAAACGACGGTGAGATCACCCTGCCAGGCATCGGCAAGCTGAAAGTGAGCGAGCGCCCGGCCCGCACCGGCCGTAACCCGCAAACCGGCAAAAGCATCGAAATCGCTGCCAAGAAAGTGGTCAAGCTGGTACCTGCCAAGGCCCTGACCGACGCACTGAACTGA
- a CDS encoding alpha/beta hydrolase family protein has product MANSHSPFHPIIYVRGYAMTPGEIDQTSADPFCGFNLGSTVYRAVAEKTRQPRKFVFESPVIRLASEFDYQDVYEDGYDILDPEWAADPDNRLGSRSIIIYRYYDEASRLLGIGTTPSLEVFASKLGELILKVRELVCANPKNAISKADFRCHLVAHSMGGLVCRGLLQNPKLDPGGAAKLVDKVFTYATPHNGIDLLGINPPSWLSLSDISNFNRQRLATFLDLEAAYKLTERVDWLPEARFPSKRFFCMVGTNRMDYEAGLGLSRTFAGHGSDGLVRIDNATLNGLDARGKPAAPCAKAFAYRAHSGYFGIVNSEEAYQNLTRFLFGDVRVDIWAEVDAVTLPKELRKAESQGQTVNALYQFEVLTAPRGKLWYLSRRTAEEDSVACLAHQHWLKAPRENGKLYLGSLFLADRARVNSRRKGLAYTLTFNVRVPDYEVERKLWVNQHYEGSYLFRNSLVLEITPPSAVNGWQVSHAWQNQGVHSADSTLDGNLQKDGSLEVEVPFDSASEPGIRGRLRFLVARWNHEG; this is encoded by the coding sequence ATGGCCAATTCGCACAGCCCTTTCCATCCGATCATCTACGTACGTGGCTACGCCATGACACCGGGAGAGATCGACCAGACCAGTGCCGACCCCTTCTGCGGCTTCAACCTCGGCTCTACCGTTTACCGTGCGGTAGCGGAAAAGACTCGCCAGCCACGCAAATTCGTTTTCGAGTCGCCGGTGATCCGTCTGGCCTCGGAGTTCGACTACCAGGACGTTTACGAAGACGGCTACGACATTCTCGACCCGGAATGGGCCGCTGACCCGGACAACCGCCTGGGCAGTCGCTCGATCATCATCTACCGCTATTACGACGAAGCCTCACGGCTGCTCGGCATTGGTACCACGCCGAGCCTGGAAGTATTCGCCAGCAAGCTCGGTGAGTTGATTCTCAAGGTGCGCGAGCTGGTATGCGCCAACCCGAAGAACGCCATCAGCAAGGCCGACTTCCGTTGCCACCTGGTAGCCCATTCGATGGGTGGGCTGGTGTGCCGAGGCCTGCTGCAGAACCCCAAGCTGGATCCGGGTGGCGCGGCCAAGCTGGTGGACAAGGTGTTCACCTACGCCACACCGCACAACGGTATCGACCTGCTCGGCATCAACCCGCCAAGCTGGCTGAGCCTGAGCGACATCAGCAATTTCAACCGCCAGCGCCTGGCGACTTTTCTGGATCTGGAAGCAGCCTATAAGCTCACCGAGCGCGTCGATTGGCTCCCCGAAGCGCGCTTTCCTTCGAAGCGTTTCTTTTGCATGGTTGGTACCAACCGCATGGACTATGAAGCCGGCCTCGGCCTGTCGCGAACCTTCGCAGGTCATGGCAGCGACGGCCTGGTGCGCATCGACAATGCCACCCTCAACGGCCTGGATGCACGCGGCAAACCGGCAGCCCCTTGCGCCAAGGCGTTCGCCTACCGAGCACATTCGGGCTACTTCGGCATCGTCAACAGTGAAGAGGCTTACCAGAACCTCACACGCTTTCTGTTCGGTGACGTGCGTGTGGACATCTGGGCCGAAGTCGATGCCGTCACCCTGCCCAAGGAGCTGCGCAAGGCCGAAAGCCAGGGACAAACGGTCAACGCCCTGTACCAGTTCGAGGTGCTCACCGCGCCACGCGGCAAACTCTGGTACCTGAGCCGGCGCACCGCCGAGGAAGATTCGGTGGCCTGTCTCGCCCACCAGCACTGGCTCAAAGCACCACGAGAGAATGGCAAGCTGTACCTCGGCAGCCTGTTTCTCGCTGACCGGGCGCGTGTGAACAGCAGGCGCAAAGGGCTGGCCTATACCTTGACCTTCAACGTGCGGGTGCCGGACTACGAGGTGGAGCGCAAGCTATGGGTCAACCAGCATTACGAGGGCAGCTACCTGTTCCGCAACAGCCTGGTTCTGGAGATCACTCCACCCAGTGCCGTCAATGGCTGGCAGGTTAGCCACGCCTGGCAGAATCAGGGGGTACACAGCGCCGACAGCACGCTCGATGGCAACCTCCAGAAGGACGGCAGCCTGGAGGTCGAGGTGCCGTTCGACAGCGCCAGCGAACCCGGCATCCGCGGCAGGCTGCGTTTTTTGGTCGCACGCTGGAACCACGAGGGCTGA
- a CDS encoding DUF1329 domain-containing protein codes for MKISPLILALLVTLSGSAHAAVTAEQAAALGSALTPNGAERAGNADGSIPAWTGGLPKSAGSVDAAGFLSNPFATEQPLFVITAQNTEQYREQLSQGQLAMFKRYPDSYRLRVFPSHRSAALPDEVYQAIARNARTTTLVSGGNGLQDFEIATPFPIPQNGMEVLWNHITRYRGGSVKRTHVQATPLANGTFTPVFFKQQFSYRDKIKGFDPQNPGNVLFYYKQLVTAPARLAGDVVLVHETLDQVKEPRMSWIYNAGQRRVRRAPQIAYDGPYPASEGQRVADNLDMFNGAPDRYEWKLLGKKELYIPDNNYSLDSPQLKYADLVKPGHINPDLTRYEKHRVWVVEATLKPGERHIYAKRTLYFDEDTWQIVLADHYDARGTLWRVAEGFQTYRYDLQIPWLGVEALYDLINGRYIVSGMRNEERDSVEFGQESLAAEYTPTALRNAGVR; via the coding sequence ATGAAAATATCGCCTTTGATTCTTGCCTTGCTGGTTACCCTGAGTGGCAGCGCCCATGCAGCCGTTACCGCTGAGCAGGCGGCAGCGCTGGGCAGCGCTCTGACACCCAACGGCGCCGAGCGTGCCGGCAATGCCGATGGCTCCATCCCGGCCTGGACGGGGGGCTTGCCGAAAAGCGCAGGGTCGGTCGACGCCGCGGGCTTTCTCAGCAATCCATTCGCCACCGAACAACCGCTCTTCGTCATTACCGCCCAGAACACCGAGCAATACCGTGAGCAACTGAGCCAGGGACAACTGGCGATGTTCAAGCGCTATCCGGACAGCTATCGCCTGCGAGTGTTTCCCAGTCATCGCAGCGCGGCCCTGCCGGACGAGGTCTACCAGGCCATCGCTCGCAATGCTCGCACCACCACCCTGGTCAGTGGCGGCAACGGCCTGCAGGACTTCGAGATCGCCACCCCCTTCCCCATCCCGCAGAACGGCATGGAAGTGCTGTGGAACCACATCACCCGCTACCGGGGCGGCAGCGTCAAACGCACCCATGTGCAGGCCACGCCACTGGCCAATGGCACCTTCACACCGGTCTTTTTCAAGCAGCAGTTCAGTTACCGCGACAAGATCAAGGGCTTCGATCCGCAGAACCCCGGCAACGTGCTGTTCTACTACAAGCAACTGGTGACCGCGCCAGCACGCCTGGCCGGTGACGTGGTGCTGGTTCACGAGACACTCGACCAGGTCAAGGAACCGCGCATGTCGTGGATCTACAACGCCGGCCAGCGCCGTGTGCGCCGCGCCCCGCAGATCGCCTACGACGGCCCCTACCCGGCCTCCGAAGGTCAGCGCGTAGCGGACAACCTGGACATGTTCAACGGTGCGCCGGATCGCTACGAGTGGAAGCTGCTCGGCAAGAAGGAGTTGTACATCCCCGACAACAACTACTCGCTCGACTCGCCCCAGTTGAAATACGCCGACCTGGTCAAGCCGGGTCACATCAACCCCGACCTGACCCGCTACGAGAAACATCGCGTCTGGGTGGTCGAGGCCACGCTCAAGCCGGGCGAACGTCATATCTATGCCAAACGTACGCTGTACTTCGATGAAGACACCTGGCAGATCGTTCTGGCCGACCACTACGACGCACGTGGCACACTTTGGCGAGTCGCTGAAGGTTTCCAGACCTACCGCTACGATCTGCAAATTCCCTGGCTGGGCGTAGAGGCACTATACGATCTCATCAACGGTCGCTACATCGTCTCCGGGATGCGCAACGAAGAACGCGACTCCGTGGAGTTCGGCCAGGAATCACTGGCGGCGGAGTACACGCCAACGGCCCTGCGCAATGCAGGTGTGCGCTAG
- a CDS encoding DUF1302 domain-containing protein — protein MSSIQPSWRRAHLAAAISFASLFALPASALTFNIGEIEGQFDSTLSVGASWALRNPKQSLLGSSSADDGRRNFEQGKTFSKIFKGIHDLELKYGESGVFIRGKYWYDFELKDENRPFKDIDDHGRSEGAKAAGAQLLDAFIYHSYMIGDLPGTVRLGKQVVSWGESTFIQGGINAINPVDVAAFRRPGAEIKEGLIPVNMFFVSQNLTENLSTEAFYQLEWDQTVLDNCGTFFSQIDVIADGCNGLAAGPALGQNAAARAALLPFGIDLSSEGIIMPRSADRDPRDSGQWGMALRWFAPELNSEFAGYFINYHSRQPYFSTTTGPNAADIGFAPQLCANLSIPGPGCAGFLGSTAGQSLVQAYRLGTASYFTAYPEDIRLYGLSFSTSLDTGTTLAGEISYRPNMPVQINPVDLTTAVVGITPTTPILSSGDVTIANNQDIYGYRRKEVTQAQITATHFFDQVMGADRVTLIGEAGMTWIGGLDDKDGVRYGRSAIYGQGQLYPDNGLCTAVTNASAPENCSDDGYATRSSWGYRVRAIWEYSNLIPGVQLNPSLAWSHDVKGYGPEPGFNEGSKAVSVGLDATYLSTYTASLSYTDYFGGDYNVNVDRDFVALSFGVSF, from the coding sequence ATGAGCTCCATTCAACCTTCATGGCGCCGAGCACATCTTGCCGCCGCAATCAGCTTTGCCAGCCTTTTCGCACTCCCGGCTTCAGCGCTGACATTCAATATCGGGGAGATCGAAGGCCAGTTCGACTCGACCCTTTCGGTCGGCGCGAGCTGGGCACTGCGCAACCCCAAGCAGTCCTTGCTGGGGAGTAGCAGCGCTGACGATGGGCGACGCAACTTCGAGCAGGGCAAAACCTTCTCGAAGATCTTCAAGGGTATTCATGACCTGGAACTCAAGTACGGCGAAAGCGGCGTGTTCATACGCGGCAAGTACTGGTACGACTTCGAGCTCAAGGACGAAAATCGTCCCTTCAAGGATATCGACGATCACGGCCGTAGCGAGGGCGCCAAAGCAGCAGGCGCGCAGTTGCTCGATGCGTTCATCTACCACAGCTACATGATCGGCGATCTGCCCGGCACTGTACGCCTGGGGAAGCAGGTGGTGAGCTGGGGTGAAAGCACCTTCATCCAGGGCGGCATCAACGCCATCAACCCAGTGGATGTCGCTGCCTTCCGTCGACCAGGCGCGGAGATCAAGGAAGGCCTGATCCCGGTGAACATGTTCTTCGTCTCGCAGAACCTCACCGAGAACCTCTCGACCGAAGCCTTCTATCAACTGGAATGGGATCAAACCGTCCTCGACAACTGCGGCACGTTCTTCTCGCAGATCGACGTGATCGCCGACGGATGCAACGGTCTCGCAGCTGGCCCCGCACTCGGCCAGAACGCCGCCGCACGCGCCGCCCTCCTGCCGTTCGGTATCGATCTATCCAGCGAGGGAATCATCATGCCGCGCAGCGCCGACCGCGACCCACGCGACAGCGGCCAATGGGGCATGGCGTTACGCTGGTTCGCGCCAGAGTTGAACAGTGAATTCGCGGGCTACTTCATCAACTACCACAGTCGTCAGCCCTATTTCAGTACCACCACCGGGCCTAATGCCGCCGATATCGGCTTCGCGCCGCAACTGTGCGCCAACCTGTCCATACCTGGGCCTGGCTGCGCCGGTTTTCTGGGCAGTACAGCGGGACAGAGCCTTGTTCAAGCCTACCGACTGGGCACTGCAAGCTACTTCACTGCCTACCCGGAAGACATTCGTCTATACGGCCTGAGTTTCAGCACCAGCCTGGATACCGGCACGACCCTGGCAGGTGAGATCAGCTACCGCCCGAACATGCCCGTGCAGATAAACCCGGTTGACCTGACCACCGCGGTAGTCGGCATCACCCCCACCACCCCAATCCTGTCGTCTGGCGACGTCACCATCGCCAACAATCAGGACATCTACGGTTATCGCCGCAAAGAGGTCACTCAGGCGCAGATTACCGCTACGCACTTCTTCGATCAGGTAATGGGTGCTGACCGTGTCACGTTGATCGGTGAAGCAGGCATGACCTGGATCGGCGGCCTGGATGACAAGGATGGCGTGCGCTACGGCAGAAGTGCGATCTACGGCCAGGGCCAACTCTACCCAGACAATGGATTGTGCACAGCGGTCACCAACGCCTCGGCACCTGAGAACTGCAGCGACGATGGCTACGCCACTCGCAGCTCCTGGGGTTATCGAGTACGCGCCATCTGGGAGTACAGCAACCTGATCCCGGGCGTCCAGCTCAACCCCAGCCTGGCCTGGTCGCATGACGTCAAGGGCTACGGCCCCGAGCCCGGCTTCAACGAGGGCTCCAAGGCCGTCAGCGTGGGCCTCGATGCCACCTACCTGAGCACCTATACCGCCAGCCTGTCGTACACCGACTACTTCGGCGGTGATTACAACGTGAACGTTGACCGTGACTTCGTCGCGCTGAGCTTCGGCGTGTCCTTCTAA